One Clavelina lepadiformis chromosome 1, kaClaLepa1.1, whole genome shotgun sequence genomic region harbors:
- the LOC143444264 gene encoding DEP domain-containing mTOR-interacting protein-like: MEVNRNDLAVVIFSETLRMRIQDNKPPLIRHRRPLFKGYPNVFVGSEVVVWAIRNLLCEDDFGIDQNGNGTEFPNGSSNLSENQVVALYQKLMDAGLLRNVQTMESFGNDKSLYRFSSDEEEADRFVRSVVISFRLHKSAKYSSCNIFEKVCAYGELVSAECMKSAEIVSWLVKSGITASPQSAISLGGAMVQCKVLKPGSGFGKHISKNSRLVSCVKGTSFTSL; the protein is encoded by the exons ATGGAAGTCAATAGAAATGACCTTGCTGTGGTCATCTTCTCTGAAACATTAAG AATGAGGATTCAGGATAACAAACCACCTTTAATACGACACAGAAGGCCATTATTCAAAGGCTATCCAAACGTTTTTGTAGGATCTGAAGTAGTGGTCTGGGCAATTAGGAATTTATTGTGTGAGGACG ATTTTGGTATTGACCAAAATGGGAATGGTACTGAATTCCCAAATGGATCTTCGAATTTGTCTGAAAATCAGGTTGTCGCTTTATATCAGAAGCTTATGGATGCAGGCCTGCTTCGCAATG TTCAAACCATGGAAAGTTTCGGGAATGATAAATCATTGTATCGCTTTTCATCTGACGAAGAAGAAGCAGACAGATTTGTGCGAAGTGTGGTAATTAGCTTTCGCTTACataaaag TGCAAAGTATTCCAGTTGCAACATATTCGAAAAAGTTTGTGCATATGGTGAGCTAGTGTCGGCGGAATGTATGAAATCAGCTGAAATTGTCTCGTGGCTGGTTAAATCTGGTATCACGGCATCTCCACAAAGTGCTATATCACTCGGAGGTGCGATGGTACAATGCAAAGTATTAAAACCAG gGTCTGGCTTCGGGAAGCACATTTCGAAAAACAGCCGCCTAGTAAGTTGCGTAAAAGGAACTTCTTTCACTTCATTGTGA